From the Eptesicus fuscus isolate TK198812 chromosome 19, DD_ASM_mEF_20220401, whole genome shotgun sequence genome, the window CCTCGGCTGCTCTCCCCTCCCGTTTCCACCTCAAGGCCATGCTGCCCAGCCCTCCCGagaccacaggccaggctgtCAGTCCTGCTCCTTCCCCCACACCGGGCAGTGGCAGCCATGGCTCTGAGCTTCTGCCCTGGGCCCCCTGCTTCCTGCTTGGTCGCAAAGTCACCCTGGCCCCACAGgctgctgcctcctctcctgGTGGGGCCTGGCAGGTGACCACTCCATCCGGTGtctcaggcctcctgcccacctcgGGGCTGTGCTGCTCAGTGGCTGTGGGGGCCTTGGAGCGGGTTGGGCGCCAcgccctcacctccccctgccttgcagagctcaggccctggagcctccAGCGGGCCCAGCGGAGACCACAGTGAGCTCGTCACCCGGATCGCCAGCCTGGAAGTGGAGAACCAGAGCCTGCGAGGAGGTGAGGCGCTGGGctcggtgggggaggggtggggcccagctgcTGTGGTCTGACCAGCACCCCCCTCACCCCGCAGTGGTGCAGGACCTGCAGCAGGCCATCGCCAAGCTGGAGGCCCGTCTGGGCGTGCTGGAGAAGAGCTCGCCTGCCCACCGGGCCACAGCCCCGCAGACCCAGGTGAGCGCCACCCCCAGGGCAGAGCCCCCACACCTGGCGCTGCTACAGAGGAGCCGAGGCCGGCCCAGGGGCATGAGGGTGAgaggcctgccagccaggggcctgcgtctcagccccctcccctccggcaGCACGTGTCTCCCATGCGCCAAGCAGAGCCGCCCGCCAGGAAGGCGGCGGCCGCGGAGGACGACGAGGACGACGACATCGACCTGTTCGGCAGTGACGAGGAGGACGACAAGGAGGCCGTCCGGCTGCGGGAGGAGCGGCTGCGGCAGTACGCGGAGAAGAAGGCCAAGAAGCCGGCGCTGGTGGCCAAGTCCTCCATCCTCCTGGACGTGAAGCCCGTGAGTGCCCACCTGGGCCCTCCCTGCCCGGGGTCAGGAACCGCGGGCTCAGAGAGAAATGTGGCGGGGGCAGGGGTAAACGGCGCTGCTGTGCGGGCCTCCTGGGAGTCTGTGGGCCCCTgacccagcctcctcccttccttccccagtggGATGACGAGACAGACATGGCCCAGCTGGAGGCATGCGTGCGCTCCGTCCAGCTGGACGGGCTGACCTGGGGGGGCTCCAAGCTGGTGCCCGTGGGCTACGGCATCCGCAAGCTGCAGATCCAGTGCGTGGTGGAGGACGACAAGGTGGGCACCGACCTGCTGGAGGAGGAGATCACCAAGTTCGAGGAGCACGTAAGCGGGCaggctctgggggggggggggcgggggcaggtccAGGGCCCGGCAGGGCGGCCTTTGGGAGACTGGGCCTCACGTGACCACCGCCCTCCTTTCTCCAGGTGCAGAGTGTCGACATTGCGGCTTTCAACAAGATCTGAGCCCGAGCCCTGGCGGCCCTGCCACCATTAAAGACTGCGATTCCCCGTCTGGCTCCTGTCTGGTCTGGGCTGTGGGCGGGCGTTCGGGGAGCAGcgctggcaggccctggcctcgtGGTGTCCCTCTTAGGGCCCCGTCTGTCCTACATCAGTCACCCCGGGGGCCATGACCATCACCCCCTCTTGGCCTCTGCACAGCCTTCCTGTGGCTGTGGCCTcaccctgcctgccctctgctccaTCTCTGGCCTGTGTTCACTCACCAAGTGCCATGTCCCGTCCAGGCTGTGGTGCCAGGAAGAAGGCCGGCCCTTCACTcctcctggggcccaggaggCACCCAGCCCTccactctccctctgcctccttgcCGTTCCTGGCTGAGCTGTCCCTGTGGGAGCAAAGGTGCCCACCTGCAGTGGTCCAGGAGAGACGCCCTAGGGGCTGGCCTGGCCCTCATTCAGCCCTCAGAGGGCACCCCTGCCCCGGCACACTGCCTGGCAGCTCCATTGCTGGAGAATGGCCTGGCACAAGTCCCATGACACTGTCCTGTGGagtcctgcctgctgcccccacccccagccccgtcTACCAGCGCGGGTGCCACTGGGTTCCGCCCAGGACTGGCCGGTCCTGCTTGTGCGACACCTGCTCTTGGTATTGGAGACAGGTCTGGGCTGCAGCTACCTCTGGTTGGAGCTGCCCCCTTGGCGGGCCCTGAGGCTCCCTGTGTTACAGGGCTCCTGTGGGGCTCGGTGGAAGCTGTGGTGCCGCTGGGGGTGGGCACCAGGCTGGCTGCTTGATGAGCACAGGACGGGCCACACCAGGAGGAGCTGACGGGAGcctctcacctgcccctccccaggcctgggtggctcctgggaggggcgggacagttcagcagggggtggggtcacCACTGCCTTTTGTGCCCTCCCACCCGATGCGcagagctgggggaggcaggaggggaccATGCTCAcggggctgaggagctgggcgATCCGGGACGGGGACACATTGCCCACTTCAGCCCGCTCCGGCCTAGAGGACTCCTGTCCTGAGAccggcagccccgcccctccgTTGCCAGGAAAGGCGGTGGCTTCCCGGGCGTCCTCGCCCTCCGGGAGCCGGTCCACAAAGGCCAAAGGCGTCGTGACGAGCAGGCCTGGGCACCAGCTATTGGGGATGCGGGGTCACgtgggccggcggggcggggagtCCAGAGTCCGGGACGGGGCGCGATGGCGGCAGAGCAGGACCCCGAGGGGCGCGCGGCGGCGCGGCCGCTGCTCACCGACCTGTACCAGGTCACCATGGCGCTGGGCTACTGGCGCGCGGGCCGGGCGCGCGACCCCGCCGAGTTCGAGCTCTTCTTCCGCCAGTGCCCGTTCGGCGGCGCCTTCGCGCTGGCCGCGGGGCTGCGCGACTGCGTGCGCTTCCTGCGCGCCTTCCACCTGCGCGACGCAGGTACCACGGCCCTCCTCGCCGCCAGGGACTCCCCCAGACAGGGCCCTCCCACCCGGCAAGCTCGCCCCACACGCGACCGGGTGGGGCACCCCGACAAGCCCTTAACTGCGCCCCAATGAGCCCCTCGGTCGAGGAGACGGTTCCGCCCGGTGAGCCCACCTCGGCCGCGCTCTTGCCCCAGCCCACGCGGGCCTTTGTCCCCCCAGACGTGCAGTTCCTGGCCTCGGTGTTGCCCCCAGACACCGACCCCGCGTTCTTCGAGCACCTCCGGGCCCTTGACTGCTCCGGGGTGACGGTGCGGGCCCTGCCCGAGGGCTCCCTCGCCTTCCCCGGCGTGAGTGCGGGCTGAGCGGGGCGGAGGGTGGGCGCGAGGGAGGCGGGGCGGCGGCCAGCTGACACCCTCCCGGCAGGTGCCGCTGCTGCAGGTGTCGGGGCCGCTGCTGGTGGTGCAGCTGCTGGAGACGCCCCTCCTCTGCCTGGTCAGCTACGCCAGGTGGgcgccccaccccctacccccggcCGGGGTGACCCAGGAGGACCTGGACTTCCGGGAGGCCGGTCCTTTGGGGTGTGGACGTGGCTGCGTGCGCCCGGGTCCGAGCTCCATGGGTGCATCGCTCGGCCTCCAGGAGGGGGCGGGTTGTGGGGCCTTCGTGAGCCTCACCCTGGTCCCCTGCCCACTCGCTCCCCACAGCCTCATTGCTACCAACGCGGCGCGGCTCCGCCTGATCGCAGGGCCTGAGAAACGGCTGCTAGAAATGGGGTTGCGGCGTGCGCAGGGCCCCGACGGGGGTCTCACGGCCTCCACCTACAGCTACCTGGGGGGTGAggccggggaagggagggaaggggggcagaggAGGACCCCCAGCCTGAGGCCCCCTCTGAAGTCCCCAGCACTGCCCGATGCCCGCCCTAGGCTTTGACGGCAGCAGCAACATGCTGGCAGGACAGCTGCGGGGCGTGCCGGTGGTGGGAACCCTGGCGCATTCCTTCGTCACTTCCTTTTCTGGCACTGAGGTGCCTCCGGACCCGGTCAGTACCCTTCTCTTCCCCCTGAGCTCCAGAGGGCAGAccccaaggccaggcctgccgGGAGGAGGGGGTCCAGACCTCTGCACAAGGGCAGAAGCCACGCCTGGCCCGTGGAGCCGCCTGGGCAGGTAGCCAGTGTGGCCCCGGGAAGGTGCAGGCAGGTGGCATCGCCCCTGCTCAGACCCTCACccaggggtgagctctgagccccCCTACCCTTCGCTGATCCCTCTCCCTAGATGTTGGCTCCGGCTGCTGGTCAGGGCCCCAGGGTGGACCTGGCCACCCGTGTGGAGCAGTGGCTGGAACGCGTGTGCGcccacctggggctgggggtgcaggatCCACACCCCGGGGAGCGGGCGGCCTTTGTGGCCTATGCCCTGGCCTTCCCCCGGGCCTTCCAGGGCCTGCTGGACACCTACAGCGTGAGGAGGTGAGGCCAGGCACCCCCacacacggggggcgggggggggcctcGGCGGAGAAGCTGCAGTACCCTGATCTCCTTGTCCGGGCCGCAGAAGCGGACTTCCCAACTTCCTGGCGGTGGCCCTGGCTCTGGGGGAGCTGGGCTACCCGGCTGTGGGCGTGCGGCTGGACAGCGGGGACCTGCTGCAGCAGGCCCAGGAGATCCGGG encodes:
- the NAPRT gene encoding nicotinate phosphoribosyltransferase isoform X2 yields the protein MAAEQDPEGRAAARPLLTDLYQVTMALGYWRAGRARDPAEFELFFRQCPFGGAFALAAGLRDCVRFLRAFHLRDADVQFLASVLPPDTDPAFFEHLRALDCSGVTVRALPEGSLAFPGVSGPLLVVQLLETPLLCLVSYASLIATNAARLRLIAGPEKRLLEMGLRRAQGPDGGLTASTYSYLGGFDGSSNMLAGQLRGVPVVGTLAHSFVTSFSGTEVPPDPMLAPAAGQGPRVDLATRVEQWLERVCAHLGLGVQDPHPGERAAFVAYALAFPRAFQGLLDTYSVRRSGLPNFLAVALALGELGYPAVGVRLDSGDLLQQAQEIRALFRTAAAQFQAPWLESVPIAVSNNIDEKELARLTQQGSEVDVIGIGTSVVTCPRQPSLGCVYKLVSVGGQPRMKLTEDPEKQTLPGSKAAFRLLGSDGSPLLDLLQLAEEPAPQAGQELRVWPRGAQEACTVRPAHVEPLLRLWVQRGQLCEPLPSLAESRAFAQRSLSRLSPAHRRLELPAGYQVALSEQLRALVRRLSAGASG
- the EEF1D gene encoding elongation factor 1-delta isoform X4 is translated as MATNFLVHEKIWFDKFKYDDAERKFYEQMNGPVTGSSRQENGASVILRDIARARENIQKSLAGSSGPGASSGPSGDHSELVTRIASLEVENQSLRGVVQDLQQAIAKLEARLGVLEKSSPAHRATAPQTQHVSPMRQAEPPARKAAAAEDDEDDDIDLFGSDEEDDKEAVRLREERLRQYAEKKAKKPALVAKSSILLDVKPWDDETDMAQLEACVRSVQLDGLTWGGSKLVPVGYGIRKLQIQCVVEDDKVGTDLLEEEITKFEEHVQSVDIAAFNKI
- the NAPRT gene encoding nicotinate phosphoribosyltransferase isoform X1; its protein translation is MAAEQDPEGRAAARPLLTDLYQVTMALGYWRAGRARDPAEFELFFRQCPFGGAFALAAGLRDCVRFLRAFHLRDADVQFLASVLPPDTDPAFFEHLRALDCSGVTVRALPEGSLAFPGVPLLQVSGPLLVVQLLETPLLCLVSYASLIATNAARLRLIAGPEKRLLEMGLRRAQGPDGGLTASTYSYLGGFDGSSNMLAGQLRGVPVVGTLAHSFVTSFSGTEVPPDPMLAPAAGQGPRVDLATRVEQWLERVCAHLGLGVQDPHPGERAAFVAYALAFPRAFQGLLDTYSVRRSGLPNFLAVALALGELGYPAVGVRLDSGDLLQQAQEIRALFRTAAAQFQAPWLESVPIAVSNNIDEKELARLTQQGSEVDVIGIGTSVVTCPRQPSLGCVYKLVSVGGQPRMKLTEDPEKQTLPGSKAAFRLLGSDGSPLLDLLQLAEEPAPQAGQELRVWPRGAQEACTVRPAHVEPLLRLWVQRGQLCEPLPSLAESRAFAQRSLSRLSPAHRRLELPAGYQVALSEQLRALVRRLSAGASG